The DNA window TCTATGGTCGCATTGCAAGCTGCAAGTACGGCTATACAATCAGGTTCCATTGGCAGcatcaaaaagaaaagggagGATGTTTCAGCTGTCACTTACCAACCAGGAGGACCATCTCACCGATACCCCAATAATCCCCAAATCGCTGTGCATACTTCATACGTTCTAGTGTATAATACCCAACCACACTATAAACCACCCCGAGCACCAGCATACCAAAACCCTCCAAGACCATATGTCCCTGTCCAAGCACCAATTTACCAAAATAGACCAGCATATGCACGGAGACCACGTCCAAATCCTGAAGCTAGAAATGCTCGCGCTTACACACCGATTGCTGAGCCCTATGCTCAATTGTTTGAGAGATTGAGGACAGCGGGAGTGCTGCAACCAGTTGAAGGAAAACTTCCTGACCCAATCCCTTGTAATTTTGATGGGAACAAGAGATGTGCTTATCACTCGGGAGTCCAGGGACACGACACAGAAGATTGTTATGGTTTGAAGAACCAGATCGAGTCTTTGATTAGGAGAGGAGTAATCAAATGCACTCCGGCACCTCCCGATGTGAACAACAATCCCTTGCCAAACCATGAGAATCGGGAAGTCAACATGGTTACTCTGGATGACGAATATGGGACCCCCGACTATCCATACATAGATGAAGCGGATGCCATGACGTCTTCGACGCAACTTGTTATCACTGTTAGACTAAGGGAACCTCTGACTGTCCAAACATATCTCCCAAGAGTTGTAGTGACCACTCTAATTGCTAAGAAGCTTGAGTATGACACCAAAGCAGTCCCTTGGGACTATCGAGCAAGTGCCAAGGGCAAGATGATCGATACTGCCATGGCTCAAGGGATGACTAGGTCAGGGAGGTGCTATGCCCCAGAAGACCTAAATCAAAGAGTTATCGAAAAAGAACAGAatccaaagaagaatattacTGATGCTGAAGCCGCAGAGTTTTGGAAGAAGATGCAGTCTAAAGACTATTCGGTTGAAGAACAGTTGAAGAAGACGCCAGCCCACATATCCATTTGGTCTTTGCTTATGAGTTTTGAAGCTCATAGGAATGCTTTGATGGAGGTGTTAAGCGGAGTGATAAATCCAAAAGAGACCACCAGTGAAACCTTAGCTGCAACAATTGGAAGAATAGTGGAAGTTAACAAGATTTCTTTCCATAATGATGAGTTGCCCGCAGAAGGGGCTGGGCACAACAAAGCGCTTCACATCGCAGTCAAATGTTGTAATAAGATTGTGACTCGAGTTTTAATTGATGGTGGTTCTGGATACAACATCTGTCCTTTCACCACTCTAAAGGATTTAGGTGTTATTATGGGAGAGATAAGGGAAAGTCGTGTGAAAGTCAGAGCCTTTGATGGAGCGCAAAGAAGTGTCATCGGAGAGATCTATCTCACATTACAGGTGGGGCCGGCTGAATTCCCTATTATATTTCAAGTGATGGATGTATCATCCAACTACAACCTGTTGTTGGGAAGACCATGGGTTCACATGGCAAGAGCGGTTCCTTCCACTCTTCATCAATGTGTAAAGTTTGAGTGGGGTCATATAGAAGTTACCATCCACGGAGAACTCAGTCACCCCGTTCAATCTGTTAATTCTATCCCAGTCACTGACGAGTTAGACGGAGCTACTTTTCACACTTTGGAAATCATGCAAGCTATAAGGGTCAATGAGGGAGCAGAGCCCGAAGATACTAAGTTGTCAAGTGCAGCGAAAATGGTTGCGTCAGAAATGTTGAAGTATGGATATCAGCCAAAGAGTGGACTTGGACCCAAGTCCAACGGTATAGTTGAGCCAATCCAGCTGAAGCGTCAGAGAGGCACCAACGGACTAGGATATGAGTTTGCCTCGGGAAGAGATTGTCACGGGTCAAGCGATACAATCTTTGTACCAGAACAAACTTTGACTCCAGATCAAGCTGGCGTTGATGACATCGTAGAAGGAATAGGCAATTTGTTCGTGGCCATGGCTGGAGAAGAGGAAGGGATAAATCTTAACAAGTTGACCATCCGTGAGGCCGAACTTGGAGAAATCTTGCAGAATTGGACCACCAGCCCCTCCCTGTTTCAACCAGAGTCCTAGTAGTGTGGAAAAGTagtcttaattttaaaaaattcgcATGGTCAAATTGAGGCTTGAATCATGCCCAATCTTTTGTTGTTTGCCTCTTCTAAAAGCTAGAATGCTTTGAAAtaaaagtctttattttttttaaaaaaaaaaaaatctcgttattttaaatatctatttatttttacttacctTTTGC is part of the Solanum stenotomum isolate F172 chromosome 8, ASM1918654v1, whole genome shotgun sequence genome and encodes:
- the LOC125873724 gene encoding uncharacterized protein LOC125873724, whose protein sequence is MPVGYKPPKFDMFDGKSDPHAHLRAYCDKLVGVGRNEKLRMKLFIRSLSGEALTWYTRQDPRKWHDWQEMAEDFMTRFRFNTEITADRFSLANIQKKPSENFQEYARRWRNEAARVQPPLDESELSKYFVRAQEGIYFDKMMSMMGQKFAELVKMGDFIEEVVKSGKIQSMVALQAASTAIQSGSIGSIKKKREDVSAVTYQPGGPSHRYPNNPQIAVHTSYVLVYNTQPHYKPPRAPAYQNPPRPYVPVQAPIYQNRPAYARRPRPNPEARNARAYTPIAEPYAQLFERLRTAGVLQPVEGKLPDPIPCNFDGNKRCAYHSGVQGHDTEDCYGLKNQIESLIRRGVIKCTPAPPDVNNNPLPNHENREVNMVTLDDEYGTPDYPYIDEADAMTSSTQLVITVRLREPLTVQTYLPRVVVTTLIAKKLEYDTKAVPWDYRASAKGKMIDTAMAQGMTRSGRCYAPEDLNQRVIEKEQNPKKNITDAEAAEFWKKMQSKDYSVEEQLKKTPAHISIWSLLMSFEAHRNALMEVLSGVINPKETTSETLAATIGRIVEVNKISFHNDELPAEGAGHNKALHIAVKCCNKIVTRVLIDGGSGYNICPFTTLKDLGVIMGEIRESRVKVRAFDGAQRSVIGEIYLTLQVGPAEFPIIFQVMDVSSNYNLLLGRPWVHMARAVPSTLHQCVKFEWGHIEVTIHGELSHPVQSVNSIPVTDELDGATFHTLEIMQAIRVNEGAEPEDTKLSSAAKMVASEMLKYGYQPKSGLGPKSNGIVEPIQLKRQRGTNGLGYEFASGRDCHGSSDTIFVPEQTLTPDQAGVDDIVEGIGNLFVAMAGEEEGINLNKLTIREAELGEILQNWTTSPSLFQPES